A single genomic interval of Spirosoma linguale DSM 74 harbors:
- a CDS encoding Glyoxalase/bleomycin resistance protein/dioxygenase (PFAM: Glyoxalase/bleomycin resistance protein/dioxygenase~KEGG: vsp:VS_II0095 glyoxalase/bleomycin resistance protein/dioxygenase), with amino-acid sequence MKIEHLAIWVRDLEPMRIFYETYFLASSNDKYVNATKGFSSYFLTFPAGGARLEIMQMAGIPESKNNALAQFTGLIHFAISVGSEAAVDTLTNRLRADGYKVIGEPRRTGDGYYESIILDPEENRIEIMA; translated from the coding sequence ATGAAGATTGAACATCTTGCCATCTGGGTCCGAGACCTGGAGCCAATGCGGATATTCTACGAAACATACTTTCTGGCTTCGTCCAATGATAAATACGTTAATGCCACAAAAGGCTTCTCTTCGTATTTTCTGACTTTTCCAGCAGGAGGGGCGCGTCTGGAAATTATGCAGATGGCAGGCATTCCAGAGTCGAAGAACAACGCTCTTGCTCAATTTACGGGCCTCATTCACTTCGCCATATCGGTAGGCAGTGAAGCCGCTGTCGACACACTCACCAACCGGCTTCGAGCGGATGGATACAAAGTGATAGGCGAACCCCGCCGAACGGGTGATGGCTATTACGAAAGCATAATCCTGGACCCCGAAGAGAATCGGATTGAAATTATGGCGTAG